From Blattabacterium cuenoti, a single genomic window includes:
- a CDS encoding deoxyhypusine synthase family protein, whose product MKDSPITSFIKKYFLHFNALTLSEAAKAYKYHIQNNGKMMITIAGAMSTAELGKILSEMIRKNQVHIISCTGANLEEDILNLIAHSYYKKILNYRDLTPDEEKKFLKKGYYRVTDTCIPEEQAFKELQKHILKVWTRAKEKSERYFPHEYIYQLLLENILKPYYDMDSEDSWVLAAAKKNIPIIVPGWEDSTMGNIFSSYCMKKIFQPFLVKNGIEYMIFLAKWYQKESIKHKIGFFQIGGGISGDFPICVVPMLSQDIGFYPTPFWSYFCQISDSTTSYGSYSGAIPNEKITWGKLDKDTPKFIIESDATIVAPLIFAYILNM is encoded by the coding sequence ATGAAAGACTCTCCTATTACTTCTTTTATCAAAAAATACTTTCTTCATTTTAATGCTTTGACTTTATCAGAAGCAGCTAAAGCATATAAATATCACATTCAAAATAATGGAAAAATGATGATCACAATAGCAGGAGCAATGAGCACTGCAGAACTAGGTAAAATTTTATCTGAAATGATACGAAAAAATCAAGTTCATATTATTTCTTGTACAGGAGCTAATTTAGAAGAAGATATATTGAATTTAATCGCTCATTCTTATTACAAAAAGATACTCAACTATAGAGATTTAACTCCTGATGAGGAAAAAAAATTCTTAAAAAAAGGTTATTATAGAGTAACAGATACTTGTATTCCAGAAGAACAAGCATTTAAAGAATTACAAAAGCATATATTAAAAGTATGGACAAGAGCCAAAGAAAAATCAGAGCGTTATTTTCCTCATGAATATATTTATCAATTATTATTAGAAAATATTTTAAAACCCTATTATGATATGGATTCGGAAGATAGTTGGGTATTAGCTGCTGCAAAAAAAAATATACCTATAATAGTTCCAGGATGGGAAGATAGTACAATGGGAAATATTTTTTCCTCATATTGTATGAAAAAAATATTTCAACCTTTTCTTGTAAAAAACGGAATTGAATATATGATTTTTTTAGCCAAATGGTATCAAAAAGAATCTATCAAACATAAAATAGGTTTTTTTCAAATTGGAGGTGGAATATCAGGGGATTTCCCTATTTGTGTCGTCCCTATGTTATCTCAAGATATTGGATTTTATCCGACTCCATTTTGGTCTTATTTCTGTCAAATTTCTGATTCAACAACGAGTTATGGATCTTATTCTGGAGCTATTCCCAACGAAAAAATTACTTGGGGGAAACTTGATAAAGATACTCCAAAATTTATCATTGAATCAGATGCAACTATAGTTGCTCCCCTTATTTTTGCATATATATTAAATATGTAA
- the lpdA gene encoding dihydrolipoyl dehydrogenase has protein sequence MNIYDLIVIGSGPGGYISAIRASQLGLRTAIIEKYQKLGGTCLNVGCIPSKSLLDSSKYFSLAKNDYSSHGIFFEKLFFDFKKMMDRKNEVVKNINNGIKYLMKKNKIDLYQGIGSFKTQNILSINIKDKESLQEKEKIKFKYCIISTGSKPLCFPHLNFSLKNRIISSTEAINLKEIPKKLIIIGGGIIGLELGSIFNRLGSKIIIIETMDRIISNMDDSLSQEIRKILEKSSIQIETSLSICNVFKENNEEISVIGKYSNHEKKIKFTGNYCLLSIGRKPYTKNIGLENINIKINKEGFIVVDDDLQTSVKNIYAIGDVIGGKMLAHKAEEEGLYVVEHITGQKPNKLNYDLIPSIIYTFPEIASVGRSEHEIKKDKIEYNIGIFPMKMLGRARASGYTNGFLKMISHKKTDEILGVHIISDHAADMIMEASIAMEFRSSSEDIYRICHPHPTFSEAFKEAALLNFEKRSIHM, from the coding sequence ATGAATATATATGATCTTATTGTTATTGGATCTGGTCCAGGAGGATATATATCCGCTATCAGAGCAAGTCAACTAGGACTTCGTACGGCTATTATAGAAAAATATCAAAAATTAGGCGGAACATGTTTAAATGTGGGCTGTATTCCTTCTAAATCTCTTTTAGATTCTTCTAAATATTTTTCGTTAGCTAAAAATGATTATTCTTCACATGGAATTTTTTTTGAAAAACTATTTTTTGATTTCAAAAAAATGATGGATAGAAAAAATGAAGTAGTTAAAAATATAAATAATGGAATCAAATATTTAATGAAAAAAAATAAAATTGATTTATATCAAGGAATAGGTTCATTTAAAACTCAAAATATTCTGTCCATAAACATAAAAGATAAAGAATCGTTACAAGAAAAAGAAAAAATAAAATTCAAATACTGTATAATATCCACAGGATCTAAACCTTTATGCTTCCCCCACTTAAATTTTTCTCTAAAAAATAGAATTATTTCTTCCACAGAAGCTATTAATTTAAAAGAAATTCCAAAAAAATTAATCATAATTGGAGGAGGGATAATCGGATTAGAATTAGGTTCTATTTTTAATAGATTGGGGAGCAAAATTATTATTATAGAAACCATGGATCGAATTATATCAAATATGGATGACTCTTTAAGTCAAGAAATACGAAAAATATTAGAAAAATCTTCTATTCAAATAGAAACCTCTTTATCTATTTGTAATGTTTTTAAAGAAAACAATGAAGAAATATCTGTTATTGGAAAATATTCCAATCATGAAAAAAAAATTAAATTCACAGGAAATTATTGTTTATTGTCAATAGGAAGAAAACCGTATACGAAAAATATAGGTTTAGAAAATATAAATATTAAAATAAATAAAGAAGGATTTATAGTTGTAGATGATGATTTACAAACATCTGTAAAAAATATATATGCAATAGGAGATGTGATTGGAGGAAAAATGTTAGCACATAAGGCTGAAGAAGAAGGATTATATGTAGTAGAACACATAACAGGACAAAAACCAAATAAATTAAATTATGATTTAATTCCATCTATAATTTATACTTTTCCTGAAATAGCAAGTGTAGGTCGATCAGAACATGAAATCAAAAAAGATAAAATAGAATATAATATAGGAATTTTTCCTATGAAAATGCTAGGAAGAGCTCGTGCTAGTGGTTATACGAATGGATTTTTAAAAATGATTTCTCACAAAAAAACAGATGAAATATTAGGTGTTCATATAATTTCGGATCATGCTGCAGATATGATTATGGAAGCATCTATTGCTATGGAATTCAGATCTTCTTCAGAAGACATATATAGAATATGTCATCCTCATCCTACCTTCAGTGAAGCATTTAAAGAAGCCGCTTTATTGAACTTCGAAAAACGCTCTATACACATGTAA